One Fontisphaera persica DNA window includes the following coding sequences:
- a CDS encoding DUF4832 domain-containing protein, whose product MKSTGQSSRLKFLWALVLLPWCVAGAAGSGNMVFTLAYTSAPPDNPLKGFVPYLREDRTFPHSMEWDYTRLSEVMTGPTNFNWAVFEAKLNAAASRGHQFIARFYLEWPGRKTGVPQYLIDAGLTLRRWTNTNTQPFPPAVDHTPDYEDPRLRAALTNFIHALGRRYDGDPRLGFVQLGLLGTWGEWHNYPNEKWFASKTVQREVMDAYEAAFKKTRLLARYPAGPNDSRYVDNSRRPLGYHDDSFAWATVHTGKKGNEWFFETRLRAANAVDKWRTQPIGGEVRPEVWKCLFDEPSCAPAGQEFERCVEVTRVSWLCNEGVFRGKVQGAARERALRAVQRMGYELHVARAEIVAAGGKLAATLMVTNTGEAPFYYDWPLELGLVNAAHERVVTWKTDWRLTTVIPGETAAAWRHEGSVAGLSAGTYHLVLRVVNPLPNGLPLRFANATQDRHLPGWLSLAELRLP is encoded by the coding sequence ATGAAGAGCACCGGCCAGAGTAGCAGGCTGAAGTTCTTATGGGCGCTGGTTCTGTTGCCCTGGTGCGTGGCGGGGGCAGCCGGCAGCGGCAACATGGTCTTTACTCTGGCCTATACCTCCGCACCGCCAGACAACCCCCTGAAGGGGTTTGTGCCCTATTTACGCGAGGACAGGACCTTTCCCCACAGCATGGAGTGGGATTACACGCGGCTTTCGGAGGTAATGACGGGCCCCACGAATTTCAACTGGGCGGTGTTTGAAGCAAAACTCAATGCGGCGGCCTCGCGCGGGCATCAGTTTATTGCGCGGTTTTATCTGGAATGGCCCGGCAGGAAAACGGGTGTGCCCCAATACCTGATTGACGCCGGCTTGACTTTGCGGCGCTGGACCAACACCAACACGCAGCCATTTCCGCCGGCGGTGGATCACACGCCGGATTACGAAGACCCGCGTTTGCGGGCGGCGTTGACGAATTTCATTCATGCCTTGGGCCGCCGTTATGATGGAGACCCGCGACTGGGGTTTGTTCAACTGGGGCTGCTGGGGACCTGGGGGGAGTGGCACAATTATCCCAACGAAAAATGGTTTGCCTCCAAAACGGTGCAACGCGAGGTGATGGACGCCTACGAGGCCGCGTTCAAAAAAACCAGGCTCCTGGCGCGTTACCCGGCCGGGCCTAATGATTCCAGGTATGTAGACAACAGCCGGCGGCCCCTGGGATACCACGATGATTCATTCGCCTGGGCCACGGTGCACACGGGTAAAAAGGGGAACGAATGGTTTTTCGAGACGCGGCTGCGGGCGGCCAACGCGGTGGACAAATGGCGGACGCAACCTATAGGCGGCGAGGTGCGCCCGGAGGTTTGGAAGTGCCTGTTTGATGAGCCTTCCTGCGCGCCCGCGGGGCAGGAGTTTGAACGGTGTGTGGAGGTGACGCGGGTCTCCTGGCTATGCAATGAGGGGGTGTTTCGTGGCAAAGTGCAAGGAGCGGCCCGTGAGCGGGCGTTGCGGGCGGTGCAACGCATGGGCTACGAGCTGCATGTGGCCCGAGCGGAAATCGTGGCTGCCGGGGGAAAACTGGCGGCAACGCTCATGGTCACCAATACCGGCGAGGCGCCCTTTTATTACGACTGGCCGCTGGAATTGGGTTTGGTGAACGCGGCCCATGAGCGCGTGGTCACATGGAAAACGGACTGGCGATTAACCACCGTCATCCCCGGTGAAACGGCGGCGGCATGGCGGCATGAGGGCAGTGTTGCCGGGCTTTCCGCCGGCACATACCACCTGGTGTTGCGGGTGGTTAATCCCCTTCCCAACGGGTTGCCGTTGCGCTTTGCCAATGCAACCCAGGACCGACATCTGCCCGGCTGGCTAAGTCTGGCGGAGTTACGCCTGCCCTGA
- a CDS encoding amidohydrolase family protein: MKKLMIHWISLVGAVWGLAGGQVAAQAVMPSEGASAPSLPETLLLKDYRPRPIHKIPVTEVRRARFSAIDMHVHTYATTPQQVQEWIKTMDEAGIEKSMVLTGATGERFNQWVQLYGPHKDRFELWCGLDLSGWDQPGFGPAAVAELERCFRAGARGIGEISDKGSGITRSADPKARLHPDDPRLDPIWRKAAELGLPVNLHVSDPVWAYQPMDRHNDGLMNAYRWRLDNKPDIVGHEGMIQILERTLQRHPQTIFVACHLANLDYDLGRLGRLLDAHPNLYVDVSARFGEMAATPRATSAFLTRYADRVVYGTDQGRAARMYRSSFRILETEDEHFYELDLYNYHWPLAGFGLPEAALRKIYRETAMKILWRQP; this comes from the coding sequence ATGAAAAAGCTCATGATTCATTGGATTTCTCTTGTGGGGGCGGTGTGGGGATTGGCAGGCGGGCAAGTTGCCGCCCAGGCCGTCATGCCGTCGGAGGGGGCGAGTGCGCCGTCGCTGCCGGAGACGCTCTTGTTGAAAGATTATCGGCCCCGGCCCATTCACAAAATCCCGGTCACGGAGGTGCGCCGGGCGCGATTTTCGGCGATTGACATGCACGTGCATACCTATGCCACCACCCCGCAACAAGTGCAGGAGTGGATCAAGACCATGGATGAGGCTGGCATTGAAAAATCCATGGTGCTGACGGGGGCGACGGGCGAGCGTTTTAACCAGTGGGTCCAATTATATGGCCCGCATAAAGACCGCTTCGAGTTGTGGTGTGGCCTGGATTTAAGCGGATGGGACCAACCCGGTTTCGGCCCCGCCGCGGTGGCCGAATTGGAGCGGTGCTTCCGCGCGGGCGCGCGCGGCATTGGTGAGATCAGCGACAAGGGATCGGGCATCACTCGCTCCGCGGACCCCAAGGCGCGCCTCCACCCGGACGATCCGCGGCTGGATCCGATCTGGCGCAAGGCCGCCGAGCTGGGGTTGCCCGTGAACCTGCACGTGTCGGATCCAGTGTGGGCCTACCAACCCATGGATCGTCACAATGACGGGCTGATGAATGCCTACCGGTGGCGGCTGGACAACAAACCGGACATTGTGGGCCATGAAGGCATGATTCAGATTCTCGAACGAACGCTCCAGCGGCATCCGCAAACCATTTTTGTGGCCTGTCATCTGGCCAATCTGGATTATGACTTGGGGCGCCTGGGCAGGCTGTTGGATGCGCATCCCAACCTATATGTGGATGTGTCGGCGCGTTTCGGGGAAATGGCGGCCACCCCGCGGGCCACGAGCGCGTTTCTGACCCGTTACGCGGACCGGGTGGTTTATGGGACGGATCAGGGGCGGGCGGCGCGCATGTACCGCAGCTCGTTTCGCATTTTGGAGACGGAAGACGAACATTTTTATGAACTTGACCTCTACAATTACCATTGGCCGCTGGCGGGATTTGGATTGCCCGAGGCGGCGCTGAGAAAGATTTACCGGGAGACGGCCATGAAAATACTATGGCGGCAACCGTGA
- a CDS encoding CotH kinase family protein — protein sequence MVAQTIRINEIQASNGSTLTDDTTSTPDWVELYNTGTNTVDLHGWGLSDDLSTPFKWVFTNATLGPGELLLIYASGLNRQPGTASPLAPTNVPGLRVWLRAEAVATNDPTQARPAADNLFVRGWLDQSGNAFHARQDTEGRQPQWLPSLPAFNHRPALRFDGVDDLVVLPAVPAANNFCIIAVARPNTSHQIDPQSATGVDGVSGQRYLLGAAHGGDYSAGAGLSLGTNGASIYEHGSGYMPALAVGGQVGAGAAVVIMNYSNRQPTLWIQGNLAARGFFSARTNVTAPVEIGSGAYGAFSGEVAEILYYNRALTDDELLGLQQHFAHEYGLVFPRHYHTSFKINTEGEPLLLTRPNGVPEDFVPAIAIPRDVSYGRQPDGSNSFFFFDQPTPGRPNITPGATDFLSPPQFSLPAGFYTQAITVAIESTNAGAQIRYTLDGSEPTTNSPLYTSPFTFTTRAGTPNDLSLIPTAGGWQPPVGEVYKIHVLRARAFRTNALPSPTTTATYAVDPLGRARYPLPVISLVTDRKHFFDPNTGIYVCGNTPGCNYAQGGDAWERPVHVEFFETNGLRVIAQESGVRMHGNTSFGFPIKALRLHPLNQKGTEPFRYQIFPDLPIYEFHRLLLRPSGHDHYLTMMRDGLMQNLVRELGFDLQGYRPAVVFLNGEFWGLHNLQEAYEKNYFAQHHPGVDPEAIDYLEGYSPGAFTYEGDSAWFDQLTLFLQTHDLRQATNFAVVQSLMEVDNYRDYKIVETFYYRWDIGNQRVWRPRTPNGRLRWILFDCDVGFGGFWSQPPEAPWTFNMLAYNLEPNGPWTHYRPGNDHNAPSITFQLRALMTNPDFKRDFINRCADLMNTTLATARLTNFIARMAAEIAPVMAEHCARWRFPTDYATWSNNVEFLKQFAIQRPEYMRRHLTNQFGLRGWVNVSLSVNDTNAGAIRLNTLRLAAPASAPWSGIYFRDNPVTFTAEPRPGYRFKNWQGFFGPLATNQSNTILLTGNLTVMANFEVAPSTNPPVPLPHDLTRGPYVFTRWDASAPAGTYPPNMIFLQTATNASPDPGLLTEFTNLWVLPYDRTSRSRISGLNEEGLAFLNTSDPQADGGGYLGAAVLALKTTGLTNVCVVWRGGTVTPNSRHYALRLQYRVGQTEAWTDLLDLAGQPVEYPRHPTAGHSALLGPVPLPASACNQSYVQLRWKYYWQSGASGPRDQLRLDDITIYEAPAGSPPRLERLQLTGGSTLSVGFHSLPNATFSLLASSNLTHWTLLQMITADANGRLEFNLPLAERQPAGYYRLRSP from the coding sequence GTGGTTGCCCAAACCATCCGCATCAACGAAATCCAGGCCTCCAACGGCAGCACGCTCACCGATGACACCACCAGCACTCCGGATTGGGTGGAGCTTTACAACACCGGCACCAACACCGTGGACTTGCATGGTTGGGGACTTTCCGATGATTTGTCCACCCCGTTCAAGTGGGTCTTCACCAACGCCACCCTGGGGCCTGGTGAACTGTTGTTAATCTACGCCTCCGGTTTGAACCGGCAGCCCGGCACCGCCTCACCCTTGGCGCCAACTAATGTGCCCGGTTTGCGCGTGTGGTTGCGTGCGGAGGCGGTGGCAACCAATGACCCCACCCAAGCTCGCCCGGCGGCCGACAACTTGTTTGTGCGCGGTTGGCTCGACCAAAGCGGCAACGCCTTCCATGCCCGGCAGGATACCGAAGGCCGCCAACCCCAGTGGCTGCCGTCCCTCCCCGCCTTCAATCACCGCCCGGCACTCCGTTTTGACGGGGTGGATGACCTTGTGGTGCTGCCCGCCGTCCCCGCCGCCAACAACTTTTGCATCATCGCCGTGGCCCGCCCCAACACCTCACACCAAATTGACCCCCAATCCGCCACCGGCGTGGACGGTGTTTCCGGCCAGCGTTACCTTCTGGGCGCAGCGCATGGCGGCGATTACAGCGCCGGCGCGGGTCTGAGCCTCGGCACCAACGGCGCCAGCATTTACGAGCATGGCTCCGGCTACATGCCCGCGCTGGCGGTGGGCGGCCAGGTGGGCGCCGGCGCCGCGGTGGTCATCATGAACTACTCCAACCGCCAACCCACCCTTTGGATTCAGGGCAACCTGGCGGCGCGTGGTTTTTTCTCCGCCCGCACCAATGTGACCGCGCCGGTGGAAATCGGCTCCGGTGCTTACGGCGCGTTTTCCGGGGAAGTTGCCGAAATTCTCTACTACAACCGCGCTTTGACTGATGACGAGCTGTTGGGCCTTCAGCAGCACTTCGCCCATGAATATGGCCTCGTGTTCCCCCGCCATTACCACACCAGCTTCAAGATTAACACCGAGGGCGAACCGTTGCTGCTCACCCGGCCCAATGGAGTGCCGGAAGATTTTGTGCCGGCCATCGCCATCCCGCGCGATGTCTCCTATGGTCGGCAGCCGGACGGCAGCAACAGTTTCTTCTTTTTTGACCAGCCCACCCCCGGCAGACCCAACATCACCCCCGGCGCCACCGACTTCCTGTCGCCGCCACAATTCAGCCTGCCGGCCGGCTTTTACACCCAAGCCATTACCGTGGCCATAGAGAGCACCAACGCCGGCGCCCAAATCCGATACACCTTGGACGGCTCGGAGCCCACCACGAATTCCCCCCTGTACACCTCGCCATTCACCTTCACCACCCGTGCCGGCACCCCCAATGACCTGTCCCTCATTCCCACCGCCGGCGGCTGGCAGCCCCCCGTGGGCGAGGTCTATAAAATCCATGTCCTGCGTGCCCGCGCTTTCCGCACCAACGCCCTGCCCAGCCCCACCACCACGGCCACTTATGCGGTGGACCCTCTTGGCCGCGCCCGTTATCCCCTGCCCGTCATTTCGCTGGTGACTGACCGCAAACACTTTTTTGACCCCAACACCGGCATCTACGTCTGCGGCAACACCCCCGGTTGCAACTATGCGCAAGGCGGTGATGCCTGGGAACGCCCCGTGCACGTGGAATTTTTCGAGACCAACGGTTTGCGCGTCATCGCCCAGGAAAGCGGCGTCCGCATGCATGGCAACACCAGCTTCGGTTTTCCCATCAAAGCCCTCCGACTCCATCCCCTGAATCAGAAAGGCACCGAACCCTTCCGCTACCAGATTTTCCCCGACCTGCCCATCTACGAGTTTCACCGCCTGCTGCTGCGGCCCTCCGGCCATGACCATTACCTGACCATGATGCGCGATGGTCTGATGCAAAACCTGGTCCGCGAGTTGGGTTTCGATTTGCAGGGCTATCGTCCGGCCGTCGTTTTTCTCAACGGCGAATTTTGGGGCCTCCACAATCTCCAGGAAGCCTATGAGAAAAACTACTTTGCCCAGCATCACCCGGGCGTGGACCCGGAGGCCATTGACTACTTGGAAGGCTACTCTCCCGGCGCCTTCACTTATGAAGGCGACTCGGCTTGGTTTGACCAGTTGACCCTCTTCCTGCAAACCCACGACCTCCGCCAGGCCACCAACTTCGCTGTCGTCCAGTCGCTCATGGAGGTGGACAACTACCGCGACTATAAAATCGTGGAAACCTTTTATTACCGCTGGGACATCGGCAATCAGCGCGTCTGGCGGCCCCGGACCCCCAACGGCCGGCTGCGCTGGATTCTCTTCGATTGCGACGTAGGCTTTGGCGGTTTCTGGAGCCAGCCACCGGAAGCGCCCTGGACCTTCAACATGCTGGCCTATAACCTGGAACCCAACGGTCCGTGGACTCATTACCGGCCCGGTAACGACCACAACGCCCCGTCCATCACCTTTCAATTGCGGGCGCTCATGACCAATCCCGACTTCAAACGCGATTTCATCAACCGCTGCGCCGACTTGATGAACACCACGCTCGCCACCGCCCGCTTGACCAATTTCATCGCGCGCATGGCGGCGGAAATCGCGCCGGTCATGGCCGAGCACTGTGCCCGCTGGCGGTTTCCCACGGACTATGCCACTTGGAGCAATAATGTCGAATTTCTGAAACAATTTGCCATTCAGCGTCCCGAATACATGCGCCGGCACCTCACCAATCAATTTGGGCTTCGCGGCTGGGTCAACGTCTCCCTCAGCGTGAACGACACGAACGCCGGCGCCATCCGGCTCAATACCCTCCGGCTGGCCGCGCCGGCCAGCGCTCCCTGGAGTGGGATTTATTTCAGGGATAACCCGGTCACTTTTACCGCGGAGCCCCGGCCCGGTTACCGATTCAAAAACTGGCAGGGTTTCTTTGGCCCGCTGGCCACCAATCAATCCAATACCATTCTCCTGACCGGCAATTTGACCGTGATGGCCAATTTTGAAGTGGCCCCGAGCACCAATCCTCCCGTGCCCCTGCCCCATGACCTCACCCGCGGTCCATATGTATTCACCCGGTGGGATGCCAGCGCACCCGCAGGCACTTATCCCCCCAACATGATTTTTCTTCAGACCGCCACCAACGCCTCGCCCGACCCGGGCCTGTTAACCGAATTCACCAATCTCTGGGTCCTCCCCTATGACCGCACCAGCCGAAGCCGGATTTCGGGCCTGAACGAGGAGGGCTTGGCTTTTTTGAACACCAGCGACCCACAGGCCGACGGGGGCGGCTACCTCGGCGCAGCCGTGCTCGCCCTCAAAACCACGGGTTTAACCAACGTATGCGTCGTCTGGCGTGGTGGCACCGTCACGCCCAACAGCCGCCATTACGCCCTCCGCCTCCAATATCGGGTGGGCCAAACCGAAGCCTGGACCGACCTGCTCGACCTCGCAGGCCAGCCCGTTGAATACCCGCGCCACCCCACCGCCGGCCACTCGGCCCTGCTTGGCCCTGTGCCCCTGCCGGCCTCCGCCTGCAACCAGTCCTACGTCCAGTTGCGCTGGAAATATTACTGGCAAAGCGGCGCCAGCGGACCGCGCGACCAATTACGGTTGGACGACATCACCATTTACGAAGCCCCTGCCGGGTCCCCACCCCGTTTGGAACGCCTTCAATTAACCGGCGGTTCAACCCTCTCCGTGGGCTTTCACAGCCTGCCCAATGCCACCTTCTCCCTGCTGGCATCCTCCAATCTCACCCATTGGACGCTCCTGCAAATGATTACCGCTGATGCCAACGGAAGGCTGGAGTTCAACCTTCCCCTGGCTGAACGCCAGCCGGCAGGATATTACCGCCTGCGCAGCCCTTGA